The following coding sequences are from one Xiphophorus couchianus chromosome 22, X_couchianus-1.0, whole genome shotgun sequence window:
- the cnppd1 gene encoding protein CNPPD1 yields the protein MDFDALFNENTFQFSDFQEFTFLPGHQKLSERVRKRLYYGLDKDVSLDALSCPVTDIAVEIFQKSAPSPIRKLQKKYAAHVAREACISPCAMMLALVYIERLRHRNPEYLQKISSSDLFLISMMVASKYLYDEGEEEEVFNDEWGAAGKLDVQTINNLEMSFLNAIEWSLFTEPKDVFDILRHLETSIAEKQGMRRGWFTYTDLCVLLDHSAWSHALASICQHFLKVSCMLSLVYLTGVAALIASSAVVHQLSLCRGDQSAPPSPNEIGLLHTPSLSSEAATPAHRPPCCVLTNKSLNGQTTLLEISQQHRPNDSPIGSAKNSVLCVWGSLLASVSRVPPVKNPDVESPRAWPSSSFDCSGCLPNLPHLQCVLRNTSALPRHGPVKPHSQSPWLSSGLMGAAGSSLDSHFGAFPTVDLLPCRPEALLVPG from the exons ATGGATTTCGACGcgttatttaatgaaaacacgtTTCAGTTTTCGGACTTCCAGGAGTTCACG TTTCTTCCTGGACACCAAAAACTGAGCGAGCGAGTGAGAAAAAGACTGTATTATGGCCTGGACAAAGATGTTTCACTAGATGCCCTTTCTTGTCCTGTTACAG ATATTGCTGTTGAAATCTTCCAAAAGTCTGCCCCGAGCCCAATCCGAAAGCTCCAGAAGAAGTATGCTGCTCATGTTGCAAG GGAGGCTTGCATCTCTCCGTGTGCCATGATGCTGGCTTTGGTTTACATAGAAAGACTCCGACACAGAAACCCCGAGTACCTGCAAAAGATCTCCTCATCTGACCTTTTCCTGATCTCGATG ATGGTTGCCAGCAAATACCTCTATGACgaaggtgaggaagaggaggtttTTAATGATGAGTGGGGAGCAGCTGGGAAACTGGATGTCCAAACGATCAACAACCTGGAAATGAGTTTCTTGAATGCCATT GAGTGGAGCCTCTTCACAGAGCCAAAGGACGTCTTTGATATACTCCGCCACCTGGAAACAAG CATTGCGGAGAAGCAAGGAATGAGACGTGGCTGGTTCACCTACACTGACCTGTGTGTGCTGCTGGATCACTCCGCATGGAGTCACGCCCTCGCTTCCATCTGTCAGCACTTTCTAAAG GTGTCCTGTATGCTCAGCCTGGTGTATCTGACTGGTGTAGCCGCTCTTATTGCTAGCAGTGCTGTTGTGCACCAGCTCAGTCTGTGCAGAGGCGACCAATCCGCGCCTCCTTCGCCAAACGAAATCGGCCTCCTCCACACCCCCAGTCTCAGCTCAGAAGCAGCCACGCCGGCCCACCGCCCGCCATGTTGTGTTCTGACCAATAAGTCACTGAACGGTCAAACCACTTTGCTTGAAATCAGCCAGCAACACAGACCGAACGATTCCCCGATAGGGTCTGCAAAAAACTCTGTTTTGTGTGTCTGGGGTTCTCTGCTGGCCTCTGTGAGCCGCGTGCCTCCTGTCAAAAATCCAGACGTGGAATCTCCCCGAGCCTGGCCGTCTTCCTCCTTCGACTGTTCCGGCTGTCTTCCAAACCTTCCTCATCTTCAATGTGTGCTTCGAAACACCTCGGCACTCCCTCGCCACGGTCCTGTCAAACCCCATTCTCAGTCGCCGTGGCTTTCCTCCGGCCTGATGGGAGCCGCAGGATCAAGTCTGGACTCACACTTTGGGGCGTTTCCAACTGTAGATCTGTTGCCGTGCCGACCTGAGGCTCTGCTTGTTCCCGGCTAG
- the prkag3a gene encoding 5'-AMP-activated protein kinase subunit gamma-1 isoform X1, which translates to MEPLSQVSCSPEEPKVKKREADTTVYLNFMKSHTCYDAIPISCKLVIFDTTLQVKKAFFALVANGLRAAPLWDSKLQRFVGMLTITDFINILHCYYKSPMVQMYGLESHKIETWRGDSLQNVYLKSPTQFLISISPQASLFDAIYSLLRYKIHRLPVIDPESGNVLHILTHKRILKFLHIFERNLPKLAFLKRPVQELGIGTFRNIATVHQTSSLYEALSIFVERRVSALPVVDGQSKVVALYSRFDVINLAAQKTYNNLDMTMEEAIRGRTCCVEGVMKCYPDESLETVIDRIVKAEVHRLVLVDRLDVVKGIISLSDLLQALVLTPAGIDALQP; encoded by the exons ATGGAGCCTCTTTCACAG GTGTCGTGTTCACCTGAGGAGCCGAAGGTGAAGAAACGAG AGGCTGATACCACGGTCTACCTGAACTTCATGAAAAGTCACACTTGCTATGACGCCATTCCAATCAGCTGCAAACTGGTCATATTTGATACAACATTACAG GTGAAAAAGGCCTTTTTTGCCCTGGTGGCAAATGGCTTGAGGGCTGCGCCGCTCTGGGACAGCAAGTTGCAGAGATTTGTGG GTATGCTGACTATTACTGATTTCATCAACATACTCCATTGTTATTACAAGTCACCAATG GTCCAAATGTATGGACTGGAGAGCCATAAGATTGAAACGTGGAGAGGTGATTCCCTTCAAA ATGTGTACTTAAAGTCTCCAACTCAGTTCCTTATCAGTATTTCTCCGCAGGCcag CCTCTTCGATGCCATCTATTCCTTACTCAGATACAAGATCCACAGACTGCCTGTCATCGACCCGGAGTCAGGAAACGTTCTCCACATCCTGACTCACAAGCGGATCCTCAAGTTCCTGCACATATTT GAAAGAAATTTGCCCAAGCTTGCATTTCTAAAGAGGCCGGTCCAGGAGCTGGGCATAGGGACATTCAGGAACATTGCTACTGTCCACCAAACATCATCGCTTTATGAAGCCCTGTCCATATTTGTGGAGCGGCGAGTGTCAGCGCTCCCTGTGGTGGATGGGCAAA GCAAAGTTGTGGCGCTCTACTCCAGATTTGATGTCATC AATCTGGCAGCCCAGAAGACCTATAACAACCTGGACATGACGATGGAGGAAGCCATTCGCGGACGCACGTGTTGCGTTGAGGGTGTGATGAAGTGCTATCCAGATGAATCTTTAGAAACAGTCATAGATCGGATAGTTAAAGCAGAG GTGCACCGGCTGGTTCTGGTGGACAGGTTGGACGTTGTGAAGGGCATTATCTCTCTGTCTGACCTCCTGCAGGCTTTGGTCCTTACACCTGCAGGAATCGATGCTCTTCAACCCtag
- the prkag3a gene encoding 5'-AMP-activated protein kinase subunit gamma-1 isoform X2, which produces MEPLSQVSCSPEEPKVKKREADTTVYLNFMKSHTCYDAIPISCKLVIFDTTLQVKKAFFALVANGLRAAPLWDSKLQRFVGMLTITDFINILHCYYKSPMVQMYGLESHKIETWRDVYLKSPTQFLISISPQASLFDAIYSLLRYKIHRLPVIDPESGNVLHILTHKRILKFLHIFERNLPKLAFLKRPVQELGIGTFRNIATVHQTSSLYEALSIFVERRVSALPVVDGQSKVVALYSRFDVINLAAQKTYNNLDMTMEEAIRGRTCCVEGVMKCYPDESLETVIDRIVKAEVHRLVLVDRLDVVKGIISLSDLLQALVLTPAGIDALQP; this is translated from the exons ATGGAGCCTCTTTCACAG GTGTCGTGTTCACCTGAGGAGCCGAAGGTGAAGAAACGAG AGGCTGATACCACGGTCTACCTGAACTTCATGAAAAGTCACACTTGCTATGACGCCATTCCAATCAGCTGCAAACTGGTCATATTTGATACAACATTACAG GTGAAAAAGGCCTTTTTTGCCCTGGTGGCAAATGGCTTGAGGGCTGCGCCGCTCTGGGACAGCAAGTTGCAGAGATTTGTGG GTATGCTGACTATTACTGATTTCATCAACATACTCCATTGTTATTACAAGTCACCAATG GTCCAAATGTATGGACTGGAGAGCCATAAGATTGAAACGTGGAGAG ATGTGTACTTAAAGTCTCCAACTCAGTTCCTTATCAGTATTTCTCCGCAGGCcag CCTCTTCGATGCCATCTATTCCTTACTCAGATACAAGATCCACAGACTGCCTGTCATCGACCCGGAGTCAGGAAACGTTCTCCACATCCTGACTCACAAGCGGATCCTCAAGTTCCTGCACATATTT GAAAGAAATTTGCCCAAGCTTGCATTTCTAAAGAGGCCGGTCCAGGAGCTGGGCATAGGGACATTCAGGAACATTGCTACTGTCCACCAAACATCATCGCTTTATGAAGCCCTGTCCATATTTGTGGAGCGGCGAGTGTCAGCGCTCCCTGTGGTGGATGGGCAAA GCAAAGTTGTGGCGCTCTACTCCAGATTTGATGTCATC AATCTGGCAGCCCAGAAGACCTATAACAACCTGGACATGACGATGGAGGAAGCCATTCGCGGACGCACGTGTTGCGTTGAGGGTGTGATGAAGTGCTATCCAGATGAATCTTTAGAAACAGTCATAGATCGGATAGTTAAAGCAGAG GTGCACCGGCTGGTTCTGGTGGACAGGTTGGACGTTGTGAAGGGCATTATCTCTCTGTCTGACCTCCTGCAGGCTTTGGTCCTTACACCTGCAGGAATCGATGCTCTTCAACCCtag